From a single Leptidea sinapis chromosome 19, ilLepSina1.1, whole genome shotgun sequence genomic region:
- the LOC126969876 gene encoding sister chromatid cohesion protein PDS5 homolog B-B, which yields MAEIVYPQGCRPITDDLGPDELVRRLKALAHTLQGLGQDEGMYQQYIPLALHLADEFFLTHPSRDVQLLIACCIADVLRVYAPEAPYKDQEQVKTIFLFLINQLQGLRDPKNPAFKRYFYLLENLAYVKSFNMCFELEDCQEIFCALFSLMFKIVNSDHSTKVKSFMLDVLCPLITESDVVSNELLNVILVNLVEPNKREHKHAYALAKDLIVKTSDTLEPYIQAFFNHVLILGKEEKGLLIFSKVYELIYELYQCCSSLLLAVLPQLECKLKSAQFHERLSAVALLARMFSEPGSQLAKQYSALWRAFLGRFNDISGPIRIKCVQYCMHFLVHHPDLRKDITETLKMRQHDAHEQVRYEVVMAIIATAQRDFQAVAESEDLLNFVKERTLDKKFKIRKEAMSGLAMIYKKFITEESVPPATEKAVQWIKDKILHGYYMTALEDRLLVERLLNTSLVPYTLPAPIRMKKLYYLMSNVDDNATKAFIELQKHQLAVRRTVAEWIELHRKPPTPAVQKEIMTKVLHISTKFLPESVKAQEFLNQFSDHMKKAPELLQGMETILSPNVSCEVCVRTTSSVLKKLGKPVMTNLYYNTVKMLLERVSSVMVDHDSLLILVGYVEGAVRGTDTSIAEECGIDIKIAAEKGLKLLVMLSFVFPAHFLHEDILERLTSLLELDDDCIAPHILAALTFLGKYRPLSEACVTLFPKLITLCKAYAEVGTPKQAKNAVRCLFVNVPEQRTQIFTEILDTLKTTLHPQSDHYRTAIVTLGHIAHNLPDNFPVHIKNIVSRKIVKELLVREGGGGANAPSGEWCDEDELPEETRCKLEGLKCMARWLLGLKKDELSAQKTFRMLNAFILHKGDLLQQNQLSRAEMAHLRLAAGAAMLKICEQKGVGDQFTAEQFYNLSHLMIDEVPQVREAFAAKLHKGLSKGIPNKCLPLDFMGMYALAGREPDRRIRGLVRQYMMADVVRRREYVRNITIGTKVERAMSQLQHIMPDYMLVFAVPVLTHDPSFQAYDNVPQLKMVKQCLWFILEPLITRNDFYCYGFYKSLIEEMKLHKDALNENDDAVNYKLWATCDLAMSVIWARSTTFELREFPTDVRIPTMYFAPQPEFFANSRVFLPPELQFQPKRPNTETTIPRGRKRQRANEKDIEISNECEPAEASETQIIVPGLEQPPETDLEEPQAKRNTSD from the exons GCCCTCGCACACACCCTGCAAGGACTCGGGCAGGATGAGGGCATGTACCAGCAGTATATCCCCCTGGCGCTGCACCTCGCCGACGAGTTCTTCCTCACGCACCCGTCGCGAGACGTGCAGCTGTTGATCGCCTGCTGTATCGCCGATGTGTTGAGGGTCTACGCGCCAGAAGCACCTTACAAGGACCAGGAGCAG GTCAAAACAATATTCCTGTTCCTGATAAACCAGCTGCAAGGTCTCCGCGATCCCAAGAACCCGGCGTTCAAGCGGTACTTTTATCTGCTGGAGAACCTCGCCTATGTCAAGTCATTCAACATGTGCTTTGAGCTGGAAGACTGTCAGGAGATATTCTGCGCGCTGTTCTCGCTCATGTTCAAAATTGTCAA CTCAGACCACTCGACGAAAGTGAAGTCGTTTATGCTGGACGTTCTGTGCCCACTCATCACGGAGTCAGACGTTGTCTCCAACGAGCTGCTCAACGTGATTCTGGTGAACCTGGTGGAACCCAACAAGAGAGAACATAAACACGCCTATGCGCTCGCTAAGGACCTCATAGTTAAGACTAGTGATACTCTAGAGCCGTATATACAAGCG TTTTTCAATCACGTGCTTATACTCGGAAAAGAAGAGAAGGGTCTTCTGATATTCTCAAAAGTATACGAACTGATCTATGAATTGTACCAATGCTGTTCGTCGCTACTGCTTGCAGTTTTGCCGCAGTTAGAGTGCAAACTAAAGTCAGCCCAATTCCATGAAAGACTGAGCGCTGTTGCCTTACTCGCGAGAATGTTCTCTGAACCAGGATCACAGCTGGCCAAACAATATTCGGCCTTGTGGCGCGCGTTTTTAGGTCGATTCAATGACATTTCAGGGCCAATCAGAATCAAATGTGTACAATACTGTATGCATTTTCTGGTACACCATCCGGATTTGAGGAAAGACATTACTGAGACTTTGAAAATGCGTCAACACGATGCACATGAACAAGTTAGATATGAAGTAGTCATGGCCATTATAGCGACGGCACAGAGAGACTTTCAGGCCGTCGCGGAGTCAGAAGATCTGCTAAATTTTGTAAAAGAACGAACTCTGGATAAGAAATTTAAGATTCGAAAAGAAGCCATGTCTGGCCTTGCTATGATATACAAGAAGTTTATAACCGAAGAGTCCGTTCCACCGGCTACAGAAAAAGCCGTGCAGTGGATCAAAGACAAAATACTCCATGGTTACTACATGACTGCGTTGGAAGATAGACTCCTAGTCGAGAGGCTCTTGAACACTTCCCTGGTCCCCTACACATTACCAGCGCCAATAAGAATGAAGAAGTTGTACTACCTCATGTCAAATGTCGATGATAATGCTACAAAGGCATTCATAGAGCTCCAGAAACACCAGTTGGCTGTTCGGAGGACAGTTGCCGAATGGATTGAGCTGCATAGAAAACCACCTACTCCTGCTGTTCAGAAGGAAATTATGACAAAAGTGCTGCATATCAGCACAAAGTTTCTGCCCGAATCTGTGAAGGCCCAGGAGTTTTTAAACCAGTTCTCCGATCACATGAAGAAAGCGCCTGAACTACTGCAGGGTATGGAGACAATATTGAGTCCGAATGTTAGCTGTGAAGTTTGTGTAAGGACCACT TCGAGTGTCCTAAAGAAATTGGGCAAGCCGGTGATGACGAATTTATACTACAATACTGTGAAGATGTTACTGGAACGAGTCAGTTCTGTGATGGTAGATCATGATTCCTTGTTGATACTGGTGGGATATGTTGAGGGTGCAGTCAGAGGTACCGATACATCTATAGCGGAGGAGTGCG GTATTGATATAAAGATAGCGGCGGAGAAAGGTCTGAAGTTGCTGGTGATGCTGTCTTTCGTGTTCCCCGCGCACTTCCTGCACGAGGATATCCTGGAGCGGCTCACGTCACTCTTGGAGCTGGATGACGACTGCATCGCTCCGCACATCCTTGCGGCCCTCACCTTCCTCGGGAAATATAGGCCATTGA GTGAGGCGTGCGTGACATTATTCCCAAAGTTAATAACTCTGTGTAAGGCGTACGCGGAGGTTGGGACCCCGAAACAAGCTAAAAACGCAGTCAG GTGCCTATTCGTGAACGTGCCGGAGCAAAGGACACAAATATTCACGGAGATATTGGATACCTTGAAGACGACCCTTCACCCGCAGTCGGATCACTATCGGACGGCCATCGTGACACTGGGACACATTGCTCACAACTTACCCGACAACTTCCCCGTTCACATCAAGAATATTGTTTCTAGAAAG ATTGTCAAAGAGCTTTTAGTACGCGAAGGTGGTGGCGGGGCGAACGCGCCAAGTGGTGAGTGGTGTGACGAGGATGAACTCCCGGAGGAGACTCGCTGCAAGCTGGAAGGCCTCAAGTGCATGGCTCGCTGGCTGCTGGGCCTGAAGAAAGACGAGCTCTCGGCCCAGAAGACTTTCAGGATGCTAAACGCTTTTATCCTACATAAGGGTGATTTGTTACAA CAAAACCAGTTATCTCGCGCTGAGATGGCCCACTTGCGCCTGGCTGCTGGCGCCGCGATGCTGAAGATCTGCGAGCAGAAGGGAGTGGGAGACCAGTTCACGGCGGAACAGTTCTACAACCTGTCGCATCTTATGATC gACGAAGTTCCCCAAGTCAGAGAGGCTTTTGCAGCAAAGTTACACAAAGGATTGTCAaag GGTATACCAAACAAATGTCTGCCGCTGGACTTCATGGGTATGTACGCCCTGGCGGGTCGAGAGCCGGACCGCAGGATCCGCGGGCTGGTGCGTCAGTACATGATGGCGGACGTGGTGCGGCGGAGGGAGTACGTCCGGAACATTACCATCGGCACTAAAG TGGAGCGTGCTATGAGCCAGTTGCAACACATAATGCCGGACTATATGCTCGTGTTCGCCGTACCCGTTCTCACGCACGACCCCAGCTTTCAGGCCTATGACAACGTGCCCCAGCTCAAG ATGGTGAAACAATGCCTCTGGTTCATCTTGGAGCCACTGATCACTCGGAACGACTTCTACTGCTACGGCTTCTACAAGAGTCTCATAGAGGAGATGAAACTCCACAAGGACGCGCTCAATGAGAATGACGATGCCGTCAATTAT AAACTGTGGGCGACATGCGATCTTGCCATGTCGGTGATCTGGGCTCGCTCAACCACGTTCGAGCTTCGCGAGTTCCCCACCGATGTCCGCATCCCCACTATGTACTTCGCGCCGCAGCCAGAGTTCTTCGCCAACTCTAGAGTGTTCCTGCCGCCAGAGCTACAG TTCCAACCAAAGCGACCCAACACAGAGACGACAATACCGCGCGGAAGAAAACGTCAGCGCGCAAACGAAAAGGACATAGAAATCTCCAACGAGTGTGAG CCAGCGGAAGCGTCAGAAACACAGATCATAGTGCCCGGACTAGAACAACCACCTGAGACCGATTTAGAAGAGCCGCAAGCCAAACGCAACACCAGTGACTAG